One region of Gossypium raimondii isolate GPD5lz chromosome 6, ASM2569854v1, whole genome shotgun sequence genomic DNA includes:
- the LOC128041755 gene encoding endoglucanase 25-like → MRYKKPVSVCNETTSDLAGEIVAALSAASIIYEITEKKTGFTAITYTTIDACGGEARRFDGLSRYQDELVRATTWLFFATGNLTFLDYATTNFAAATDDETTTDKGSSIVLKVKMAKLTRLKS, encoded by the exons ATGAGGTACAAGAAGCCTGTTTCAGTTTGTAACGAGACAACTTCTGATTTAGCAGGGGAAATTGTTGCAGCACTATCAGCAGCTTCAATA ATATATGAGATAACAGAAAAGAAGACCGGATTCACAGCCATAACTTACACCACCATTGATGCTTGTGGAGGTGAAGCAAGAAGGTTTGACGGATTATCCCGGTACCAAGATGAGTTGGTCAGGGCAACAACTTGGTTGTTCTTTGCTACAGGGAACCTTACTTTTCTCGACTATGCCACCACAAACTTTGCTGCAGCAACTGATGATGAAACAACGACTGACAAGGGATCTTCTATTGTGCTGAAGGTGAAGATGGCTAAACTCACAAGATTGAAATCCTAA